GCAGACCTGTATGGCTTGTGTAACTTCTTCCCCCCTCTTTGTCACAAAGTCGCACTCATTCTTGCCTCTGAAATAATAAACATCCCCATCTGCTCTGTATAATTTCAGGAATACCGTGTTCTCATAAAGTTTGCCTAAGTCTTCACTGAACTTGAAGCTCACAGTATTGCGTAGTCCCTGGTCGATGGCATAGACCTTGCGTGGATTTACTTCCTGTTCCTTGAGTGAATATGAAAATCTCTTCACGAAAAAGATCATATAAGCATTGCTGAGATGATCGGAATACCTCTCAACACTGTTCGGGCTTATTCCTGTGAAGTTTGCTATTTTCCGAAAAGATGCAGGAGCTCCGACATTGGTCAAATAGTATTTCGCAAGACTTCGTAATTTATCAATTTTTGTGACCTTGTGCCGCTCAGCGATGTCCCGGATGATCACATCATTAAAATATTCGCGCAGGATATCGGTTTTGCCGTCCAGCAGGACAACAAGGGGGAATCCGCCGGATGAAAGATAGTTTCGCATCATCTGCCTGATCTTCAACTTATTTGTCACAATATCCAGCTTTGTCTCCAATTTCAGGTCGTTGAATTCCAGAAACTCCCTGAACGTCAGCGGAAACACATGGATATCAACATGCCTGCCTGTAAGTGCAGTGCCAAGTTCCTTGCTTAGTAACTTTGCAGACGAGCCAGATACGAAGATGTTTGCGCTCCCCTTCTCATGCAGTGCGCGCACAAAACGCTCCCAGCCTTCAATGTGCTGGATCTCATCAAGGAATAGATTGGGAGTTATGGTTGGCTGTACGATCTCCAGATATGCATCAAATGCATCAATTAGAAACTCAACCGACAACTCGTCAATGAATTTTGGCTCTTCAAAATTCAAATAAAGGAAATTCCTTTTGTCCTCTCCTTTATCGATCATTCTTTTAATATATTGTTTCATCAGGGTAGATTTCCCTGACCGCCTGACTCCAGTTATAACAACAACCTGTTTTGTTGTTATCATTTCTTCAAATTGATGAAGATACCATTCCCTCAAGATCCCACAGTCAGGAGTATGTGACCAGAAGTTCCATTCGTCAAGGATCTCGATTATTTTTTCTTTTTCCATATTGTTGGTTATGTGTCATATATTTAAAAGTCAATCGGTCGCTTTTGTCTAATATTGACCTATGGACATAATCACTTTTGCCTAATATAGACTGATGTACATAGTCACTTTAGTCAACAGTAACTTTTTGATGATGAGACAATCCGCCTGCGGCGGTCACGTTGGTTTTAGTTTTAAGTTGAAAATAAAAAAAAAGAAAAAGGATGATTATATCACCCTTTATCTTCCAAATTGTCCAGACATTTTATGTTGGCCAAATCCGCCAAGCATGCCAAGCTGTTCTCTAAGCTCTTCTACTGTTTCGTAATCTCCATCCTGCTTTGCCTGATGAAGCTGAACAAGTAATTCAAAGTCGTCCTCATTCTGGATCTTTGATAGCATTGGCCAGTTCTCTGCTGCTACCTTAAAGGCTTCATAGTCTCCAGCCTCTATAGCCTGTATCTTGGCCTCTCTTAGCTCTCGCATTTCAGCCCTTGCTGTATGCTTTGCTACACGCTCATTGAAGTTTTCCTCTGTCAATCTGTCTGACATCACTGCTTTCCAGGCATCGTAGTCTTTTGCTTCAATGGCATTCACCACATCTTCCCTGCTTTCAGGATCCATTCCAAAGAAATTTCCTCTGAAAGCTGATGCTGCTCCTATTGAAAACACAAGCACCATCACTGCCAGGACACTCAATATACTAATTTTATTCAATTTTATCACCTCAAATTACTATATTATCAGAACATCTTTATAAGCAAAAAGAAGGTAAAATGTACACTTTACGTCCACTTTTATTATTTATGTTCAGGAAGAATAGTAGTATATATGCCACCGTTTCATCTGATCGATCCCACCAGATTGGTTGTAGAGCTTTCCTACACACTTATTGTTGTATTTCTTTGCTTTACCATTTATTATAAAACCAAAGAAATCTATGATCTGACAAATCATGAAGGGATAAATTATTTTAGATTAACCTTCCTTTTTTTCGGATTTGCTTATATTTCCAGATTCATATTTGTTTTAATAAAATTGATGGGAGTAACATTTGATCTTGATTTTCCAAGATATATGTTCGGAAATTTTCCTCTGGTTCTTATCGGATACTTCAGCACAATGGCAATTCTTTCATTGACATATAGCATACTCTGGAAGAAGCTGCAGATCAAACATATTTTTTTAATATTTAATGTCATTGCACTTCTGATATCCGGTATTGCATTTTTTTCGAGATCTTCGTCTATTTTAACACTGGCACAGGCAGTATTGCTCATTTTTACATCAATAATCATAGCTTACTATATCATAAGCAAATCTGGAAAGATCTCCCGGCTTTATATGTTATATATTTTATTTTTCCTGTTCTGGATAGTCAATCTAATCGCATTGGGTCCAAGAAGATTTATTCCATTTGAAATTCAGACAGTATTTCAGATTATATCGGTTGTAGTGATTGGAATAATCTATCGTAGGGTGGCTAAATGGACCAGATAAAGCGTAAAAGGGATCGCTTGGAAGTGATTTATGATATATTGAAGATTATCAGACATCACAATAATTCCATAAAGCCTACACCTCTATTAAGATATTCAAATTTATCATCACAAAGTTTTTCTGAATATTTAAATGAATTATTGGAAAAAGGTTTACTCAAAGAGATTATTGATGAGAAGGGAAAGAAGTTCTTAACTTTGACTGATAAAGGTTTCAAATATCTTGAAAAATATAAATTGATCTTAGGTTTCATTGAAGAATTTGAATTATGATTATTTTCTAATTGAGCATTATTGACGTCCGAGGTTGTGACAACAAAAAACAGTCTTTTAATTTGGCCATAGATATGTTAACCAAAACTCCAAATCAAAAAATCTTCACACTAAAAGTATACATATTTTTACACATCTTAAATTGCTTACTTTTGACTGCTCTTAAATGACCAAGATTATAAATACAAATAAATTATACCTACACTTAACAGTTAGCTTATCAAAATTACATGTCGAGCGGGGATAACTCGTTTATATGCGCTTATTTTAGGTTAATTGATTGAATAATCAGAGGAATTTATTGCATACACAACAAGATGAAAATGCTTCCAACAGGTGCGTTTCACGATGTCACAATCGAGGACATTACCATATAGGAGATTTAATAGCCCATATCCAGGGTTTGTGGTTTTTTAAGCCAGGCACGAAAGTTGGAGATCGGTTAATAGTAAGATTGAAGAGTCATGCGTAAATTCGCAATTACAGTCCTGGCTTAAAATTGCATAAAACAACAAAATAAAGGAGATAAAATATGAACGATAGAAGAGGCGGCGGCGGCGGTTTCCGTGGCGGAAGAGGCGGTAGTGGCGGTAGTGGCGATAGAGGTGGCTTCAGACCAAGTGGTCCACGTGAAATGCATAAAGCAACTTGCGCAGACTGTGGTGAAGAAACTGAAGTGCCTTTTGCACCCGATCCAGATAGACCGGTGTACTGCAGAGATTGCTACCAAAGTCATAAACCAAAGAGATTTTAATTCGAAACTTTATATAAATAAAGTTTACCTGTGCGTTTAAATTAGGATACTTCTAATTAAAACGCCATATTTTTTATTTTTTACTAATTAGAATTTATTAAACTGTCAAATAGTTTTTCCTTACAAAATAGAAGACATTCTCAAAAAGAAAGAAGTTCGAAGTTTCAAACTTAGGTAACAACTAAACCATTTCACATTAAATAGAGGATCAAATGGAAAAAATAAGCAGCCCCAAATTCAGCAAACCCATTTACACATGCGGTGATGGCCTTAGATTTGCCACTCCCGAGATCGTGGCACGATACAGGGCCGGAAGATTACACACCAGTATACTGGCCGATATAAGCTGCGGGATCGGGGGCCAGACCATTTTTTTTGCCAGGGAATGCCAGAAGGTCTATGGGGTGGACATTGCGGGGGATAAATTACAATGTGCACAAAAGAACGACAGCCTGTACAATTTCGGTAATATCACCTTTATCGAAGGGAATGCCCTTTCAACTCAAATCGTAGAACAGGTGACTGATGCTGATATAATCTTCAGCGACCCGGCCAGGCCTGCTGCTGAAACCGTAAGGCAGACAGACAGTCTGAGGCCAGGTATACCTATGGTGCTGGATGTCTACAAGGATATTACTGATAAATTCGCCTTTGAAGCACCCCCCCAGATGCCTCCCGAACGCATAGATTTCGATTGCGAGCGGGAATATATCAGTGTGGATGGGAAATTAAACAGACTTACCCTCTATTTAGGGCCGTTAAAACAGTGTGAGCGCTCGGCAGTGGTGCTGGAGGAGACTGCATTCCATAAATTAGAATCAGAGGACAAATCACAATTACCTGAAATCGCAGAAATTGATGAACCAAAGACGTACGCTTTTGAGCCAGATCCAGCGGTTGTGAAGGCTGGATTGTTGGGGGAGCTGGTTCTGGAATTGAAACAACCTTTAGAAATGGTACAAATTGATGCAAAACGAAAATTATTAACTTCAGATATTCTTATTGACTCACCGTTTTTCAAGAACACTTTTCAACTTATCGGGAAAGTCCCTTATGACTGCAGGCAGATCAATAGTTTTCTACAAGGGACTGATATCGGGATTGCTGTCATACGCTTCAATATTGCACCTGAAAAATATTGGGACATAAGAAATAAGATCGAAAAAGACCTTACTGGAGGGAAAACAGCCCATTTATTTAAAATATCACGTTCTATTTACCTATTTGAAAACCTTAGAACATCATAAGACAGGAAAATATTTGAAAGAAGTAGACATATAAAGAGAGAAAAGTTATAGGTAAAGTAAATCAGCTTCCTAATAGGAGGAGTCCATGGTATCTTTTGATCAGGAACAATTAACCTTATTTGCAATTGAAATTCTTGTTTTTTTTCTTATCATACTAATAACTGCAATAATAGCTACTATCTCAAAAGTATTGATCAATAAAGCCACACAATCAAGTTCACAATTTCTTGCAACCCGTATCAAACGGTACGTTATTCTCCTTATTTGGGCTATAGGAATTATTTTTGCCATAAGTCAGGTTGGCATATCCACTGACATCCTCATCCTGCTGCTGGCGGTGGCGGGTATCGGTTTTATAGCTTCTGCGTATCCTATTCTCCAGAACATTATATCCTACTCCTTTTTCAACCTGCAGTATAAGGTAGAGGATGTAATATCTATTAACGAGCACCGGGGGAAGGTTATAGAGATCACTGATATTAATACAGTACTGTTGGACGACAATGGTGATCTGGTCTCTGTTCCCAATGTGCTGTTCGTAAAAGGGACATGGACGAAACATCAAATATCTGGATATGAATTTACCTTACCATTGGTCATTAAAAAAGACATTGATGTGGTAGATTTCGAAAAAGCGATACTGGAATCCTTACAGGAATGGAAGAATTACTTCAAAAAAGCACCCAATATCGTTACAACCCACATAGGGGAGAAGACAACCGAACTCTCACTCATCCTGAATTTGAAGGATCCTGCAAAAAAAAGCCTGGTAACTGCGGAGATCAACCAAGTAATCGACAGGTTAATATCTGAGTTCACTGAAAAAGCCGTAAACTCCCAAAAAGAGTCCAAGATCAAGGAAATAAAGGACATCGGTAAATGACTGACCAGATAGAACTCAGCCGTGAGATGGGAGTGCTCAGCGCCACCATGATCGGTGTCGGTGCCATGATAGGGGCGGGCATATTCGTCCTTACAGGCATAGCTGCCGGAGAGGCGGGGCCGGGTTTGTTGCTGGTATTTTTCTTAAACGGTGTTGTAACTACCTTTACTGCCATGACATATGCTGAGCTGAGCTCAGCAATTCCAGAGGCCGGAGGCGGGTATCTCTGGGTCAAACATGCCCTGCCCAGCATCAACGGCTTTCTAAGTGGCTGGATGAGCTGGTTCGCCCACGCAGTGGCCGGCAGCCTGTATGCCCTGGGATTCGGGGCATATTTCGGTTTGCTGCTGGATGCTTATAATATTTCAATTTTTGGGCTTTCCGAAGGTAACCTCATCAAATTCCTGGCTGTAGTTATTGCATTGATATTCATCTATATCAACTATATGGGTGCTTCTGAAACAGGAGCCATAGCCAATATAATAGGTATTATCAAGATCGCTATTCTGGGTATATTTATTGTTTCAGGGCTGCACACCATGTACTACCGCCCCGAATTCTATGCAAATTTCGATCCGTTCCTGCCAAACGGATTCGGCGGTGTGTTCGCTGCAATGGGTCTCACGTTCATCGCTTTTGAAGGTTACGAGGTCATTGCCCAGACCGCAGAAGAGATCAAGAACCCGAAGAAGAATCTTCCCAGAGCTATCTTTATTTCGCTCATCGTGGTCATTCCCATCTACCTGCTTGTTGCATTCGTTGCATTGGGGGCCATGGATACTGATATTCCTACCTGGCAGTACCTTGGCCAGTACCAGGAACTGGGCCTGGTGGAAGCAGCCCGCCAGTTCATGCCCTTTGGGACATTCTTATTGCTGGTGGGAGGGCTTGTTTCCACCATGTCGGCCCTGAATGCTACCACCTTTTCATCCACCAGGGTTTCCTTTGCCATGGGTCGGGATCACAACCTGCTCGGTATCTTCAAAAGGATCCATCCTGTGAAGCGGACGCCCTATACTGCCCTTTTCATCTCTGGAGCGCTGATCATTGTCATGGCCCTGAGCCTTCCCATCGAGGATGTCGCCAGCGCTTCGGCAGTAATGTTCCTGCTTCTGTTCCTGCAGGTCAACCTGGCAGTTATCGTGATACGCAGGAAATACGGAAAAGAACTGGAATACGGGTACAAGATCCCGTTCTTCCCGATCATTCCAATTCTTGGTATAATTACCCAGCTGTTTTTGGCACTGTACATGTTCAGTTACAGCCCTGTTGGATGGTATGCTATAATAATATGGATCTCTATCGGTTTTATGGTCTATTTTGGCTATTCAGTGAAAAAAGAAAAGATCGAAAAGGGGAAGATCGCCCGTCAGGTATCCCCGGGCGAGTACCGCGTGGTGGTTGCCATGTCTAACCTCAAGAATGTGGAACCGCTCATCACAATGGGTGCGGGGCTGGCAAAAGCCCGGAACAGCGAGGTGGTGGCCTTATATATCATCGGTGTCCCCCACCAGACCTTCCTTGAAACGGGAAGTCAATTTATTGAGAACTCGAAGCCCATTTTCGAGAAGGCGGTCTCTACCGGGGAAAAGGTCGGTGTTCGGGTCTTAAAGAAAACCGTTGTGTCCCATTCCCATGACATCCCGGAAGCAATCCTGGACGTGGTAAGAACAGGAAAGAGCAATATTATCCTTTTAGGGGGTACAGACCGTGTATTCAAAGGCAAGATCAAACAGAGTATTCCCCAGATCGTGATGAGGAACGCTGATTGTGACGTGGGGATATTTTTCCCCAGGGAATTTAAGGAGATAAAGAAAATCCTGGTGCCGGTAGGTCAGGGAGAGCATGCATACCGCATCGGGATAGCTGATAATCTTGCAAATTTCTTTGATGCGGAAATGACTCTTTTTACTGTAGTCAAGGATGAAAGCCTTGTCGGATCAGCACAAAAAATGCAGCAAAAAACGGCTGGTTTATTCGAAAGAGAATTTGACACCCGGATAGAAGTATCAAGGTCAGTTGAAGAAGCCATCTTAAACAAAGCAACCGACTATGACCTCATAATAATGGGCCCGTCAACAGAGTGGATCATGCATGATGTTCTATTCGGCTCCCTTCCAGATAAGATCATCAAGAAATCAAAGTGCAGTGTATTGATCATCAAACAACCAAAACAGCACGCTGAATCCTGGATCGAGATGATGATCGACAGGATTAGAAGATGGTAAGTGGTTCAAACCTTTTGAGAAACCGTAACTCCGCAAAATTTAACCCATAGGTATCATATCTTCGAATAATACATACATATCTTCAGCTCTCTTGGGAGCTTTAGCAAAATAATCTCGTCCACCTTTTTCCACAATTTTCTGCATCTTTGAGAGTTCAAAGAATGCTTCATTAACTGAGATCTTGTGGTTCAGTCCCTTTTCCCTCAACCGTTTAAGGACTCCAAAATAGATTCTCAAAGCGAGGAATGCAACAAAGAAATATCCTCTCACTCCTTCATCTGCTTGTAAATAAGTCTTATCAGCTTCTAGTTCATTTTTCATAAAATCAAATGCAAGTTCAACTTCTTCCCTTCCCTTGTAAAGTTCAAAAATCTCAATAACAGATTTTTCTTTAAGGTTTGAAACTAATCCTATTATCCCAGCTCTTCTCTTTTTGACCTCATATTCCTCCTGACTTATAGTTCCTTCAATCAGCTTTTTCAATAATGCACCTTCTTGTTCACCTTTCAATCGAGGATCTTCAAAACATAAAAGTGATCCATGTGGGTTATCGAGTTTAGTGCCCCTGATCGGTCTTTTTAGATAAAGAAATTGTTCATTCCAGGGAATATTTTCAATACCAAGATACTTCGAATCTTTTTTAAGGGGAACAATATAGCTTATGTTTTCAGCATCTAAATCATCAAGAAGTTTATAGGATGAAAAACCTCTATCAAATATAAAACCAAAATCTCTTGCAGGCAATCGCTTCACAAATTCTCTTATAGTTTTGATATCTTTCATTGAACCATGGAACACATCAATGCCAACCGGTAGGTTTTCCGTTTTTGAAAATGCCATAATTACACCAAGTTGTTCCAGAAATTTATGATGGGCATTGTATCCCTTTTCAGCCATCTTTATGTTTTCAGAATATGTGAAGATCGCTGTTAGATCATAAAGAATTAGATCATTTTTTTGTATAAGTTTGGAAAATAAGTTGTACCAATCGGAGACATTAGTACCAATTTGATGAAGAAGGGAAGATGTGTGATTGGGTGAAAGATTCACTTCAATTTCGCGTGAAAGATACATCTTTGACCATTGAGATGGCAACAGTCTCAGAGGTTTTGGATCGATAGCTTTTAAGATGGCCATAGCAATTATATCCTGACCATAAGGTACAATTTCAAACAGGATTTTCTCAACATCTTCAATTAAAGTGTGAGCTAGAGCGACGTTCCCATATTCAAAAATTTCTCTGTATGATTGTTTTATGCGCTTTCTTTTTCCTTTTTCTCTGAATTGTCCGTCAATGGTGATTTTACCAATATAGTTAGTAATCTTACGGGTTGTTTTCTTTTTTGCATCCCATTCGCTGGTTGCTTGATAAATGTAGAAATGACCGTTGATATTTTTTAATTCGATATAAAAGTCGTACTGTTTCCGAAGTTTTTCAAAGGCATTTTCAACTTTCTGAGGTACGTTTGACATGATAATCATATGGGTTATTTGATATGGGTTATATTAATGCATTCGTATATATAGCTTACGCTTATAAATTAGAAATTTTATAGAAAAATTAACCAAGTAAGTTGACTTATTAGCCCCATTGAAATAAAATAATCGACACCTATAGAGCTTTTAGTTAATATTGTTACAAATGAATGGAGTAATTAATGGAGTTATCTATGGGTTAAAAAAATGAGGAGTTAAGGGAGAAAAGAGGATTAATACCAGTGCAATTAGCAGTAATGTCCACAGCATAATGGCCATCTTTGTTGCTTTTATGGCCCTGTCAGCTTCCCATAACTTTCTGGGCTGAATTCCCTGAATCCAGAAGGTCATAACCCCTGCCAGGTTAATACAGATCAAATTTACCAGCACCAACATTCCGGCTCCAGTTGCCAATACCCAGTTCCCTGAACCCAGCATCATGCCGAAAACCACCAGAGGTGGAAGCAGTGCCACCGCCACCATCACGCCGATTAGAGCACTGGAAACCCCGGTGGTAATTGATAATGCTGCTGCACTGCCAGCGGCCAGGGCCATAATGATATCGCCCAGACTCACCCTTGTCCTGGATATGATCTGGGGAATATCAGGATCAAATTTTAACAGATAGCCAATAACGGCAGCAAAAGAAAGGACGGCAAGAATTCCGGCAGTATTTGCTTTTAAGGCACTGCGGGCAAGATCGACATCACCCAGGGTGGTGGCAAGGGACAGGGCCAGGTTGGGACCCAGCAGGGGTGCTATGACCATGGCGCCTATAATGACTGCCACATTGTCCTGCAATATGCCAACTGCCGCTACCACGGAAGATAGCAGGGCAAGAATGACAAAGATCTTTGATAATTTGATGGTGGCATCAATATCAGCATACAGTTCCACGCGGCTGATCCTGGATTTTTTTTGCTTTGTTTTCTGTTCAGGTTGGGCTTCTTCTCCCTCATGTCTCTCTTCCTTGGATGGGGCTGGCCTTGGTAAGGATGCTTCCACCTGAATCAGGAATATGCGGTACCCTTCCACCCGGGAAATATGTTTTTCCAGCAGGTCCAGCACTTCTTCAGTCTCTTCCGTGGGTAGCAGTATCTTGATGTTGACCAGGTCCTTTGAGAACCTTTCCTGCCACATATCCAGGAACTTGCGATCCTTTAATGCCTGTTGTACACGATATTCATCTTTTGGAGGGATAAATATCTCAATCAACCGGAGTGCCATAATTATATGATTATCTGAAAATCAAATAGTTCTATGTATTTGTCTTCTCCCTATTGGATCTCTTTCTTGGAAA
This sequence is a window from Methanosarcinales archaeon. Protein-coding genes within it:
- a CDS encoding transposase, which encodes MSNVPQKVENAFEKLRKQYDFYIELKNINGHFYIYQATSEWDAKKKTTRKITNYIGKITIDGQFREKGKRKRIKQSYREIFEYGNVALAHTLIEDVEKILFEIVPYGQDIIAMAILKAIDPKPLRLLPSQWSKMYLSREIEVNLSPNHTSSLLHQIGTNVSDWYNLFSKLIQKNDLILYDLTAIFTYSENIKMAEKGYNAHHKFLEQLGVIMAFSKTENLPVGIDVFHGSMKDIKTIREFVKRLPARDFGFIFDRGFSSYKLLDDLDAENISYIVPLKKDSKYLGIENIPWNEQFLYLKRPIRGTKLDNPHGSLLCFEDPRLKGEQEGALLKKLIEGTISQEEYEVKKRRAGIIGLVSNLKEKSVIEIFELYKGREEVELAFDFMKNELEADKTYLQADEGVRGYFFVAFLALRIYFGVLKRLREKGLNHKISVNEAFFELSKMQKIVEKGGRDYFAKAPKRAEDMYVLFEDMIPMG
- a CDS encoding TIGR00341 family protein, yielding MALRLIEIFIPPKDEYRVQQALKDRKFLDMWQERFSKDLVNIKILLPTEETEEVLDLLEKHISRVEGYRIFLIQVEASLPRPAPSKEERHEGEEAQPEQKTKQKKSRISRVELYADIDATIKLSKIFVILALLSSVVAAVGILQDNVAVIIGAMVIAPLLGPNLALSLATTLGDVDLARSALKANTAGILAVLSFAAVIGYLLKFDPDIPQIISRTRVSLGDIIMALAAGSAAALSITTGVSSALIGVMVAVALLPPLVVFGMMLGSGNWVLATGAGMLVLVNLICINLAGVMTFWIQGIQPRKLWEADRAIKATKMAIMLWTLLLIALVLILFSPLTPHFFNP
- a CDS encoding winged helix DNA-binding protein, giving the protein MDQIKRKRDRLEVIYDILKIIRHHNNSIKPTPLLRYSNLSSQSFSEYLNELLEKGLLKEIIDEKGKKFLTLTDKGFKYLEKYKLILGFIEEFEL
- a CDS encoding methyltransferase domain-containing protein — its product is MEKISSPKFSKPIYTCGDGLRFATPEIVARYRAGRLHTSILADISCGIGGQTIFFARECQKVYGVDIAGDKLQCAQKNDSLYNFGNITFIEGNALSTQIVEQVTDADIIFSDPARPAAETVRQTDSLRPGIPMVLDVYKDITDKFAFEAPPQMPPERIDFDCEREYISVDGKLNRLTLYLGPLKQCERSAVVLEETAFHKLESEDKSQLPEIAEIDEPKTYAFEPDPAVVKAGLLGELVLELKQPLEMVQIDAKRKLLTSDILIDSPFFKNTFQLIGKVPYDCRQINSFLQGTDIGIAVIRFNIAPEKYWDIRNKIEKDLTGGKTAHLFKISRSIYLFENLRTS
- a CDS encoding mechanosensitive ion channel — protein: MVSFDQEQLTLFAIEILVFFLIILITAIIATISKVLINKATQSSSQFLATRIKRYVILLIWAIGIIFAISQVGISTDILILLLAVAGIGFIASAYPILQNIISYSFFNLQYKVEDVISINEHRGKVIEITDINTVLLDDNGDLVSVPNVLFVKGTWTKHQISGYEFTLPLVIKKDIDVVDFEKAILESLQEWKNYFKKAPNIVTTHIGEKTTELSLILNLKDPAKKSLVTAEINQVIDRLISEFTEKAVNSQKESKIKEIKDIGK
- a CDS encoding ATP-binding protein; the encoded protein is MEKEKIIEILDEWNFWSHTPDCGILREWYLHQFEEMITTKQVVVITGVRRSGKSTLMKQYIKRMIDKGEDKRNFLYLNFEEPKFIDELSVEFLIDAFDAYLEIVQPTITPNLFLDEIQHIEGWERFVRALHEKGSANIFVSGSSAKLLSKELGTALTGRHVDIHVFPLTFREFLEFNDLKLETKLDIVTNKLKIRQMMRNYLSSGGFPLVVLLDGKTDILREYFNDVIIRDIAERHKVTKIDKLRSLAKYYLTNVGAPASFRKIANFTGISPNSVERYSDHLSNAYMIFFVKRFSYSLKEQEVNPRKVYAIDQGLRNTVSFKFSEDLGKLYENTVFLKLYRADGDVYYFRGKNECDFVTKRGEEVTQAIQVCYSLTEQNRKREVAGLLEAMDEFELSEGTIITDDVETVEMHGDKSVRFVALWKWLLE
- a CDS encoding amino acid permease, encoding MTDQIELSREMGVLSATMIGVGAMIGAGIFVLTGIAAGEAGPGLLLVFFLNGVVTTFTAMTYAELSSAIPEAGGGYLWVKHALPSINGFLSGWMSWFAHAVAGSLYALGFGAYFGLLLDAYNISIFGLSEGNLIKFLAVVIALIFIYINYMGASETGAIANIIGIIKIAILGIFIVSGLHTMYYRPEFYANFDPFLPNGFGGVFAAMGLTFIAFEGYEVIAQTAEEIKNPKKNLPRAIFISLIVVIPIYLLVAFVALGAMDTDIPTWQYLGQYQELGLVEAARQFMPFGTFLLLVGGLVSTMSALNATTFSSTRVSFAMGRDHNLLGIFKRIHPVKRTPYTALFISGALIIVMALSLPIEDVASASAVMFLLLFLQVNLAVIVIRRKYGKELEYGYKIPFFPIIPILGIITQLFLALYMFSYSPVGWYAIIIWISIGFMVYFGYSVKKEKIEKGKIARQVSPGEYRVVVAMSNLKNVEPLITMGAGLAKARNSEVVALYIIGVPHQTFLETGSQFIENSKPIFEKAVSTGEKVGVRVLKKTVVSHSHDIPEAILDVVRTGKSNIILLGGTDRVFKGKIKQSIPQIVMRNADCDVGIFFPREFKEIKKILVPVGQGEHAYRIGIADNLANFFDAEMTLFTVVKDESLVGSAQKMQQKTAGLFEREFDTRIEVSRSVEEAILNKATDYDLIIMGPSTEWIMHDVLFGSLPDKIIKKSKCSVLIIKQPKQHAESWIEMMIDRIRRW